A genomic segment from Malus domestica chromosome 05, GDT2T_hap1 encodes:
- the LOC139196167 gene encoding uncharacterized protein, with product MRDCRSKNVQQVNCANQVEEKANVLCAFSAKVEKNNEVWYIDSGYSNHMTAHESLLIDLDINFTGKMKMGDGNIVKATGRGTLVMNTKKGRICIREVMLVPGLDENLLSVGQMMEHGYLILFGGTVVKIYDDRSLSNIVTRVEVKNRSFPLMLKYLEEVAKKASVTDVGLEKQLTAAYSPQQNGIAERKNRTIVEMAKSMMHEKNMPYTIWGETVNTAVYLLNRCPTKALDKKTPFEVFSGRKPYVKHLRVFGSVCYTHIPQQLRQKLEKSSNKGVFMGYGTIEKGNRVYNLSTQKIILSRDVIFDKDSTWNWETRVEEKDNVSLQLNLNKRKTKKPMETSIQEEVTENDDIQETPQQASICPQPT from the exons ATGAGGGATTGCAGATCAAAGAATGTGCAGCAAGTGAACTGTGCAAATCAAGTGGAGGAAAAAGCAAATGTGTTATGTGCTTTCAGTGCAAAAGTGGAGAAAAACAATGAAGTATGGTACATTGACAGTGGCTACAGCAACCATATGACTGCACATGAGTCATTACTCATTGACCTTGACATAAACTTCACTGGAAAAATGAAAATGGGAGATGGAAACATTGTCAAAGCCACTGGAAGAGGAACTTTGGTCATGAACACCAAGAAAGGAAGAATATGCATAAGGGAAGTGATGCTAGTGCCTGGATTAGATGAGAATCTACTTAGTGTGGGtcaaatgatggagcatggctATTTAATACTATTTGGGGGAACTGTGGTTAAAATCTATGATGACAGGTCCCTATCAAACATAGTGACTAGAGTAGAAGTGAAAAATAGAAGCTTTCCACTTATGTTGAAGTACCTAGAGGAAGTGGCAAAAAAAGCAAGTGTGACAG ATGTGGGATTGGAGAAGCAACTCACAGCGGCATATTCACCGCAACAGAATGGCATTGCAGAAAGGAAGAATAGGACTATAGTCGAAATGGCTAAGTCTATGATGCATGAGAAGAACATGCCCTATACAATTTGGGGTGAAACAGTAAATACTGCAGTGTACCTATTAAATAGGTGCCCTACTAAAGCATTGGACAAGAAGACTCCATTTGAAGTGTTTAGTGGCAGAAAGCCTTATGTGAAACATCTGAGAGTATTTGGCTCAGTGTGCTATACTCACATTCCTCAACAACTAAGGCAAAAGTTGGAGAAATCAAGCAACAAGGGTGTTTTTATGGGTTATGGTACCATTGAGAAAGGGAACAGAGTTTACAATCTGTCAACTCAGAAGATAATCCTATCAAGGGATGTCATCTTTGATAAAGACTCAACATGGAACTGGGAAACAAGGGTAGAAGAGAAGGACAATGTCTCTCTACAACTTAAtctcaacaaaaggaaaacaaagaagccTATGGAGACctcaattcaagaagaagtcacAGAGAATGATGACATACAAGAGACTCCACAACAAGCAAGCATATGTCCACAACCAACTTAA